One stretch of Theropithecus gelada isolate Dixy chromosome 12, Tgel_1.0, whole genome shotgun sequence DNA includes these proteins:
- the HES6 gene encoding transcription cofactor HES-6 isoform X3, with protein sequence MAPPAAPGRDRVGREDEDGWETRGDRKARKPLVEKKRRARINESLQELRLLLAGTEVQAKLENAEVLELTSASSCRRKRASASLPATSSACTRCTRSCPRARPSTPPSLPSS encoded by the exons ATGGCGCCACCCGCGGCGCCTGGCCGGGACCGTGTGGGCCGTGAGGATGAGGACGGCTGGGAGACGCGGGGAGACCGCAAG GCCCGGAAGCCCCTGGTGGAGAAGAAGCGGCGCGCGCGGATCAACGAGAGCCTGCAGGAGCTGCGGCTGCTGCTGGCGGGCACCGAG GTGCAGGCCAAGCTGGAGAACGCCGAGGTGCTGGAGCTGACT AGCGCGAGCAGCTGCAGGCGGAAGCGAGCGAGCGCTTCGCTGCCGGCTACATCCAGTGCATGCACGAGGTGCACACGTTCGTGTCCACGTGCCAGGCCATCGACGCCACCGTCGCTGCCGAGCTCCTGA
- the HES6 gene encoding transcription cofactor HES-6 isoform X2, with the protein MQISDYKRGGAAAGRKPRGARTAGLLLGGCGVAKAPALRSPPLSVPAAPSPRRAPSGAGMAPPAAPGRDRVGREDEDGWETRGDRKARKPLVEKKRRARINESLQELRLLLAGTEAKLENAEVLELTVRRVQGVLRGRAREREQLQAEASERFAAGYIQCMHEVHTFVSTCQAIDATVAAELLNHLLESMPLREGSSFQDLLGDALAGPPGVPGRSGWPAGGAPGSPIPSHPGPGDDLCSDLEEAPEAELSRAPAEGSDLVPTALGSLTAAQIAQSVWRPW; encoded by the exons ATGCAAATAAGCGACTATAAAAGGGGCGGGGCCGCTGCGGGCCGGAAGCCGCGAGGAGCGCGGACGGCTGGGCTGCTGCTGGGCGGCTGCGGGGTAGCGAAGGCGCCGGCGCTCCGGTCCCCGCCGCTCTCCGTCCCCGCTGCTCCCAGTCCCCGCCGCGCCCCCAGCGGAGCGGGCATGGCGCCACCCGCGGCGCCTGGCCGGGACCGTGTGGGCCGTGAGGATGAGGACGGCTGGGAGACGCGGGGAGACCGCAAG GCCCGGAAGCCCCTGGTGGAGAAGAAGCGGCGCGCGCGGATCAACGAGAGCCTGCAGGAGCTGCGGCTGCTGCTGGCGGGCACCGAG GCCAAGCTGGAGAACGCCGAGGTGCTGGAGCTGACTGTGCGGCGGGTCCAGGGTGTGCTGCGGGGCCGGGCGCGCG AGCGCGAGCAGCTGCAGGCGGAAGCGAGCGAGCGCTTCGCTGCCGGCTACATCCAGTGCATGCACGAGGTGCACACGTTCGTGTCCACGTGCCAGGCCATCGACGCCACCGTCGCTGCCGAGCTCCTGAACCATCTGCTCGAGTCCATGCCGCTGCGTGAGGGCAGCAGCTTCCAGGATCTGCTGGGGGACGCCCTGGCGGGGCCACCTGGAGTCCCTGGGCGGAGTGGCTGGCCGGCGGGAGGGGCTCCGGGATCCCCGATACCCAGCCACCCTGGTCCCGGGGACGACCTGTGCTCCGACCTGGAGGAGGCCCCTGAGGCTGAACTGAGTCGGGCTCCTGCTGAGGGGTCTGACTTGGTGCCCACAGCCCTGGGCAGCCTGACCGCAGCCCAAATTGCCCAGAGTGTCTGGAGGCCTTGGTAA
- the HES6 gene encoding transcription cofactor HES-6 isoform X1, producing the protein MQISDYKRGGAAAGRKPRGARTAGLLLGGCGVAKAPALRSPPLSVPAAPSPRRAPSGAGMAPPAAPGRDRVGREDEDGWETRGDRKARKPLVEKKRRARINESLQELRLLLAGTEVQAKLENAEVLELTVRRVQGVLRGRAREREQLQAEASERFAAGYIQCMHEVHTFVSTCQAIDATVAAELLNHLLESMPLREGSSFQDLLGDALAGPPGVPGRSGWPAGGAPGSPIPSHPGPGDDLCSDLEEAPEAELSRAPAEGSDLVPTALGSLTAAQIAQSVWRPW; encoded by the exons ATGCAAATAAGCGACTATAAAAGGGGCGGGGCCGCTGCGGGCCGGAAGCCGCGAGGAGCGCGGACGGCTGGGCTGCTGCTGGGCGGCTGCGGGGTAGCGAAGGCGCCGGCGCTCCGGTCCCCGCCGCTCTCCGTCCCCGCTGCTCCCAGTCCCCGCCGCGCCCCCAGCGGAGCGGGCATGGCGCCACCCGCGGCGCCTGGCCGGGACCGTGTGGGCCGTGAGGATGAGGACGGCTGGGAGACGCGGGGAGACCGCAAG GCCCGGAAGCCCCTGGTGGAGAAGAAGCGGCGCGCGCGGATCAACGAGAGCCTGCAGGAGCTGCGGCTGCTGCTGGCGGGCACCGAG GTGCAGGCCAAGCTGGAGAACGCCGAGGTGCTGGAGCTGACTGTGCGGCGGGTCCAGGGTGTGCTGCGGGGCCGGGCGCGCG AGCGCGAGCAGCTGCAGGCGGAAGCGAGCGAGCGCTTCGCTGCCGGCTACATCCAGTGCATGCACGAGGTGCACACGTTCGTGTCCACGTGCCAGGCCATCGACGCCACCGTCGCTGCCGAGCTCCTGAACCATCTGCTCGAGTCCATGCCGCTGCGTGAGGGCAGCAGCTTCCAGGATCTGCTGGGGGACGCCCTGGCGGGGCCACCTGGAGTCCCTGGGCGGAGTGGCTGGCCGGCGGGAGGGGCTCCGGGATCCCCGATACCCAGCCACCCTGGTCCCGGGGACGACCTGTGCTCCGACCTGGAGGAGGCCCCTGAGGCTGAACTGAGTCGGGCTCCTGCTGAGGGGTCTGACTTGGTGCCCACAGCCCTGGGCAGCCTGACCGCAGCCCAAATTGCCCAGAGTGTCTGGAGGCCTTGGTAA